The window TGATATTTATTCCATCTATTGTTATTTCTCCAGAATTAATCTTATAAAAATTTGGTATCAAATGACAAATAGTAGTTTTTCCCTCTCCACTTGGTCCAACAAGAGCGATTTTTTTACCAGCTGGGACTTTAAAAGATATTCCTTTTAAAATTTCCTTAGAGTCATTATATGAAAAATGTACCTCTTTAAACTCAATCTCCCCTTTTATATTTGAAATGTCCTTGGCATTTTCTCTATCTTTTTCAGGAACTTCATCAATAATTTCCAAAAATCTTTTAAACCCAGTTATTCCATTTTGATATTGTTCTGTAAAATCTATAAGTTTTGTAAGAGGAGTTATAAAAAGATTTATTGAGATTATAAAAGTAGCATAATCTCCACCGTTTATCTTTCCTTGAAATAAAAACACTCCCCCTGCAATAAGTACCACTACATTAAAAAAATCTGTGATAAAGTTTGTTGATGAGAAAAATTGTCCCATAGCTTTATAAGCTTTTCTTTTTGATTCTACAAAAGCGTTATTCCCTACATCAAATTTTTTCTCCTCAATGTGAGAATTATTAAAAGCTTTTGTAACTCTTATTCCTGAGATACTACTTTCAAGTGAGGCATTAATCACAGCTACATTTTTTCTACTTTCCATAAAAGCATCTCTCATTCTATTTTTAAAAGTGGCTGATACCAAAAGCATAGCAGGTACACAAGCAAAAATAATAAGAGTTAAAGTTTTTTCTATTGTCAAAAGATAGATAAATGACCCCACTATCATTATCCCAAAAATAAAAAAGTTTTCAGGAGCGTGGTGAGCTAACTCGCTTATATCTTGCAAATCGTTTGTCATTCTTGACATTATTTTTCCTGTTTGATGATTATCATAATATGAGTAAGGAAGAGTTTGGATTCTTTTAAACATCTCTTTTCTCATCTGAGCTTGCATCTTAACTCCCATAATATGTCCATAGTATTGTACAAAAAATCTTAGAAACATTCTTGTAACATAGATTACCAAAAGAAAAGCCCCAAAAATATATATCATTTTATAATTTTTTTCTGGAATAAGTTTATTTAACATCACCCTTGTAGTTATAGGATAAAGCATTCCTAGACAAGCTATAAGAAATGATGCTATCATATCCAAAATAAATATTTTTTTATAAGGTTTATAATAACTTATAAATCTTCTTATCATAATTTTTCTCCCCCCCTATTCTAATAATACTTTTTTACTTTTTCAGTTAATTTTGAATAAATATTATCAATAAACCATTTTTCACTTGATTTTTTTGAAATATCTTCTACATTTATCCAATCTAATCCACTATTTTCATCAGGCT is drawn from Fusobacterium perfoetens and contains these coding sequences:
- a CDS encoding ABC transporter ATP-binding protein; the protein is MIRRFISYYKPYKKIFILDMIASFLIACLGMLYPITTRVMLNKLIPEKNYKMIYIFGAFLLVIYVTRMFLRFFVQYYGHIMGVKMQAQMRKEMFKRIQTLPYSYYDNHQTGKIMSRMTNDLQDISELAHHAPENFFIFGIMIVGSFIYLLTIEKTLTLIIFACVPAMLLVSATFKNRMRDAFMESRKNVAVINASLESSISGIRVTKAFNNSHIEEKKFDVGNNAFVESKRKAYKAMGQFFSSTNFITDFFNVVVLIAGGVFLFQGKINGGDYATFIISINLFITPLTKLIDFTEQYQNGITGFKRFLEIIDEVPEKDRENAKDISNIKGEIEFKEVHFSYNDSKEILKGISFKVPAGKKIALVGPSGEGKTTICHLIPNFYKINSGEITIDGININDITLESLRKNIGIVQQDVYLFGGTIKENILYGNPNATDEEVFEASRKANIHDYIMSLEKGYDTEIGERGVKLSGGQKQRLSIARVFLKNPTILILDEATSALDNTTEIFIQKELEELSKGRTTLVVAHRLSTIKNADEIFVIQNGNIKEKGNHNELLETKGIYYKLYSSMFNN